The Candidatus Desulfofervidus auxilii DNA segment TTAAAATGTTTTCGGTATTATCTACAGACACCAATTCACCCTGATTTAAAATGCCTATTCTGTCACACACCCTCTCAATGTCATTTAAGATATGTGAACTAAAAAAGATGGTTTTTCCTTGCTGTTTCAGACTTAATAGGAGTTCTAAAGCCTCATACCGCATAAGGGGGTCAAGTCCACTAAAGGGTTCATCTAAGATAAGGATTTCAGGGTCATTAATTAGGGCCAGGGCAAATCCTGCTCTTTGGACCATACCTTTAGAAAATGTCCTTAAGGGCCTTTTTTTTACCTGGAATAAATTCACCCTAGAGAGTATCTCATCCATGCGTTTTTTTATTTGCTGTGCGGTTAATCCACAAACCCTGCCTTTAAATAATAATAATTCTTGAGGACTGAGATTATCATATAAATAGGGATTTTCCGGTAGATACCCCAGATATTTGCGCACCTGAGGATTGCTTACCGGCTGGCCATTTATCCTCACTTCACCCTTGTCCGGAAAGATAAAATTAAGTAAGATCTTTATAGTGGTGCTCTTGCCGGCTCCATTTGGACCTAAAAAACCAAAGACTTCACCTTTTTTAATCTCCAAAGAAAGCCCCTTTAGCACCTGTTTCTTTCTCCTCAAACCTTCCTGATATGACTTAGTGATTTGTTTAAAAACAATAAGGCTCATTGCTGTCTTAATTTCTTTCTAAAAGACCAATAACCCATTTACCATTTAAATGATAGAAAAGCAAAGATCATGCCAATTTTGAGCCAAGAAAGATCTTTTTAACTGGATTCACTTTTTTCAATCTTTATGGCTTCCTCTATCAACATAATAGGAATTTCTTCTTTAATGGGATAAAATAATTTGCACTTATCACATATTAGGCCTTCCCCATGAGGAGTGTTCTTTTCATATCTCAAGTCTCCTTTACACTTAGGGCAGGCTAAGATTTTAAGTAATTCGGGACTAATAGGCATGTTATTACCCCCTTAATTTTTTATATATAGTTTGGATCCATTCCCACTCTGCTTCCAGTCCTTCAGGTAATTTTATTTTGGGTTTATAACCCAAAATATTTTGTGCCTTGGTGATGTCAGCGGCAGTATGACGCACATCGCCTTTTTGCACAGGCTTATAAATAATCTTTATCTCCTTGCCTGTAATTTTGGAGATAAGATCAACTACCGTGTTAAGATGAGTTTGAGTGCCTCCGCCAATATTAAATACCTCACCTGGATGAAGATGATCCATGACTGCTAGATGGATATCAATAATGTCTGAAATATAAGTGAAATCTCTTGTTTGCTTTCCGTCTCCATAAATTTCTATTGGTTCTCCTAAAAGAGCTGCTTTTAAAAAACGATGAAAGGCCATATCTGGCCTTTGACGTGGTCCATAGACAGTAAAATATCTTAAAGCTACTGTAGGAACATCAAAGTTTTTATGATAAAGATAGCACAAATGCTCTCCAGCCAGTTTAGTGAGTCCATAAGGGGAAACAGGTTGCAAATAGACCTCTTCTGGAGTGGGTAAAGTATTGGTATCTCCATAAACAGAGGAAGAGGAGGCATAAACAAATCCCTTAAGTTTCACATTCTTACTAGCTTCTAATAATTTCTGAGTAGCCAAGATATTATTTTGAATATAAATTTCAAAATTTTTACCCCAACTAGCCCTCACTCCTGCCTGGGCTGAAAGATGAAATACCCAGTCTATCTTTTTTAAGATGGATTTCAAATCTAAATGAAGTAAGTCTGCTTCTACAAAATTGAAATTTCTATTTTGCCTTAAATTGGCCAGATTTGCTTTTTTTAATTCTTTAGAGTAATACTCAGTAAAACAGTCTATACCAGTTATTTGGTAACCTGCTTTCAATAATGCCTCTGCTAGGTGTGAGCCAATAAAGCCAGCTACCCCGGTAACCAAACATCTCATTGATATTTCCTCACTGCCTCTATTACTTCTTCCACCTCAATTCTTTCCAAGCAGTCTTTAGTAACACAGTATTTCTTGAAACAAGGTTGACAGGGAAGTGCCTTATAAATCACCGTGTGACATTTACCAAATGGTCCTGTTCGCCAAGGAGCAGTAGGGCCAAATAAGGCAATGACTGGCGTCCTAGTAGCTGCTGCCAGGTGCATAGTGCCTGTATCTATAGAAATGACTAGTTTAGCCTTTTTGTATAGAGAAATCAAGGTATTTAAAGAAGTTTTCCCTGCTAAATTGATGCATTTACTAAGCCCATGGCAAATATTATGAATATAATTTCTATCTTTTTTTGTGCCGGTAAATACTATTTTATATCCTAAGACAGAAAGTCTTTGGGCCAAGTTGCGCCATTTTTTCTGAAACCACATCTTACTTTCCCAGCGGGCGATGGGGTTAATAACAATATAAGGAGATGGAATCCCAAGATTAGAATTTATTTGGAAAGGAAGAGGAAAAACAATATGCTCTAAGTCTACAGGCACATTGGCCAATTTTAGCAATTTTAAATACCTAATGACTGCATGTTGGTTATAATCAACCTTAAATTTTTTGGTTAATACTATATGACTACCTTCATGACCATTGGCAAATCCTATTTTTTCCTTTCCTTTAGCTAGAAAAGTGATAATGGCACTCTTTAACAAACCTTGAAAGTCAAAAATCATATGGTATTCACCAAGCTGGTGTTTAAAAGCTTTAAACTCCTTAATTGCCCTAATCCACTTTCCCTTCTTTAACTTCTCTGGCCAGCCATATCGCTGATAGACAATAATTCTGTTAAGATAAGGATGTCCCCAAAGTAATTCCCTTCCTACTTCTTCAGTAACCCAATCAATTTGGGCTTGAGGATAAGCCATTTTCAGATTATGAAGAGCAGGTAAGGTATGGATAATATCTCCTAAAGAGCTTAATTTAACGATCAGAATACGCATCCTTTATAATCCATTGGGCGGCCTGGTATAAATTCTGGGCTATGAAATGGGGTTTCAGGGGATGATTTGGGGCAATGTATCTTAATTCTCCTTTCCCATAACCGGTTAATATCAGTATTCCTTTAGCCCCTACATTATGAGCAAGTTCTATATCTTTAAATCTATCCCCAACCACATAGGATTTATTTACTGCCAAATTAAAGTCTTTTTGGGCTTTATAAATCAAGCCTGGTTTAGGTTTTCGGCATGAGCAATCTTTTTTATATAAAGATACACTGCCTTGGGGATGATGTGGACAATAATAGATAGCGTCCAAAGTAGCATCCTCTTTGCGTAATCTTTCTTGAAGAATCTGATGGATTTCCTCAATTAACTCTATAGGAAAATATCCTTTAGCTACACCAGCTTGATTACTAACCAAAATCACTTTAAAATTATTTTTTTTAAGTAATCGAATGGCCTCTGGCACCTGAGGTAAGATGATAAATCTGTCGGGATGGTTAATATAACCCATTTCTTCATTAACAGTGCCGTCCCTATCTAAAAACACTGCCTGATTGGACATAGTTGAGGTTTAAAAGAAAAATCAGTATCTGTCAATATAGAGTATATTCTGCTAATAAGGCGCTGGGGAGATTGACTTTATGTCCAAACTTTGTTACTTTCATATTAAATAAAGCTAGGAGGTAAAAATGCGTTTTTTAAAATACACGATGGTGTCTTTCTTATTCTTTATATGTGGGTGTGGGTTTTTGATAGGAGCAGGCGTAGGTGGAGGAGCAGGACTGGCTGGATATAAGTTTCTTGAAGGTAAATTAGAAATAGAATACATTGCACCTTATGAAAGAGTCTGGCAGGCTACCAAGTTAGCCCTTAAAGATACGGGAATTCGTATAGAAAGAATGGAAAAAGATGCCATTAATGCTGAAATTAAGGCGAGAAAAGCAGACGGTAAAGTAGTTACTATTAAGATTAAAAATAAAGCTAGCGGTATGACTATAGTCTCTATCAGGGTGGGAATCTTTGGTGATGAGAATGCATCTTTAATCATCAAAAAAGCCATAGATAAAAGGCTTGGAATACGTAGTAAAAACTAGTTTTAAGCAGATAACATTCCTTTCCTTAGAATCAATTCAAAGGCAGAAACTGGCTGTTCTGTGTGCAGGATTCTCCTTTTTAAACCTTTCCTCAAACTTTGTAGCCGTATAAGAAACAGCAGTATATTTCTTAAAAAACCTCTATATCAAGCCTCTTTCGAAAATATGCCTTTAATTTTTCTCTAACCCTTCTTCTAGTAGGAGGGAAAATGAATAAAAACCCCAAACTATCTGTAATAAAACCCGGAGTTAGCAGTAATACCCCACCGATTAGAATAAGAAGACCCTCTATTAAGGTATCACTTGGAAGCTGACCCATACTCAGTTCAGTTTGAAGGCGGATTAATATTTGCCATCCTTGTGTTTGGGCAAAATAGGCTCCAAAAACTGCAGTAAATAAAATGAGCAAAATAGTAAACATTACACCTAAACGAGACCCTACTTCTATAATAACTGCCAATTCAAGAATACTGACCAAGGTAAAAAGGAGAAAAAGTTTAAGAAATGTCATCTTGTTTTTTTATTTGCTCCCAGAATGCATCCATTTCTTCCAAAGAGGCATTTTGAATGGATTTTCCTTGTCTTTTGAATTCATTTTCCATAAGTTTAAAACGCCTCTTAAATTTTTTAATAGTTTGGCGAAGGGCATCTTCAGGCTGGATCTTCAATAATCTGGCTACATTTACCCAAGAGAAAAGAATATCACCCAATTCTTCCTTTATTTTTTCAATATTGTTGGTATTTAACGCCCTTTTAAACTCCTGCGTTTCCTCGGCTACCTTTTCTAATACACCTTCTAACCTCTCCCAGTCAAATCCTACCTTGGCTGCTTTTTCCCCAATTTTATACGCAAGAGTCAAAGCAGGAAGTGCTTTAGAAATACCATCCAAAACCGAATTGCGTTCTGGTTTTTCACTGTCTTTTATTTCCTCCCAACGGGCACGGATTTCTGCTATGTCGTTGGTTCTTATATCCCCAAATACATGAGGATGACGCCGTATCATCTTTTCGCTTACCAAATCAATTACTTTTTCTAAATCAAAACACCCCTGTTCTTTGTAAATATGGGCCAAAAAAACTAAAATAAAAAGCACATCCCCCAGCTCCTCTTTTACCTCTTCGGTCTTTTCCTCTTCAATGGCCTCAATGAGTTCATAAACTTCTTCTAAAAGATATTTCTTCAGGGTCTGAGATGTCTGTTTTTTATCCCAAGGACAACCGTGCTTACCCCTTAATGAGGCCACAATTTGCTCAAGTTTAGATATTTCTGCCACCTATTTTCTCCAAAGATAAGTGTAGTCTTTTAGAAACCTTTGCCACCATCCACTGGTTTAGTTTGGTAATATAAGGATAAGTGTAAGATTTATGTTTCCATTTAGATGGGAGTGGATAAAATATATTCAGTATCATAAGGATAATAGTAGCCATTACAAACCCCTTAATAATGCCTATCAACACCCCTAATAAGTGGTCTAATGGTTTAAATACTCTAGTTTGAAAAATAAAACCTAGGAGAAAACCTAACAAATAAGAAAGGATAACAGCAATTAACAAAATTATTACTACACTCCCTATATAGGCCACCAGGGGGGGTAACCAGTGTTTTAAATAACTAGCTCCTTGTAGAGTATAATGTCCGGCCAGCCAGAAACCTATAATAAGAAATAGAAAAAAATAGATACTTTTAATAAAACCTCTTATCCCGTCTATGATTACAAAAATAGCTATTAAGCCAAAAACCAAAATATCTATAAAATTCACGAGTTAAACATAATGAAACTAGAAGAAAAAAGCAAGGGGAGCAAGTTGCCTTCTCTTGACTTTATCCATGACCTTGATTACAATTTTTATTAAAAAGGAGGAGGGTATAGATGTTCTTTTTTGACCCTTTATATTTTATAATTTTAGCACCAGCCTTTATTTTATCAATGATAGCCCAGATATGGGTAAAAAGTGCCTATACTAAATATTCACAAGTTTTTAATTCACGGCGGATATCAGGGGCAGCGGCGGCTGATTATATGTTGAAGACAAAGGGGATTACTGATGTAAAAATAGAACTAGCTTCTGGTTTCTTGGGTGACCACTATGACCCCAGGAATAAAACCTTAAGATTGTCAGCGGATAATTATAACGGTCAGAGCATTGCTGCGGTAGGAGTTGCCTGTCATGAAGCAGGCCATGCCATTCAACATGCCTATGGTTATGCACCATTGAAGTTACGCACAGCCTTAGTGCCTATAACTATGCTGGGGTCAAATCTAGCTTGGCCTTTACTGATAGTAGGTTTCCTCTTTCATGCGCTTTCTTTAATTAAATTGGGTATTTTATTTTTCTCTGGAGCAGTTCTCTTTCAGTTAGTAACTTTACCTGTAGAGTTTGATGCTAGCCATCGGGCCTTAGTGGCTATTAGAGAGACGGGATTATTGCGTGGAGAAGAAGTAACAGGGGCAAAAAGGGTATTACAGGCAGCTGCTATGACCTATGTGGCTGCTGCTGCAGCGGCCATCTTACAGTTAATTTATTTCTTGTTGAGGGCCGGATTATTAGGGAATCGTGAAGATTAATAGGAATCTTTAAAACTTCCATCTTCTCCAAAAATCAGTTTTAAAGAGCGGGGGTCTTGACGGTTACCATCAAGGTTTATATCAAATAGCTTTCAAGGGGAAAAATGAATATTATTATTGTAGGAGCTGGAGAAGTAGGTTTTCATATTGCTCATAAGTTATCCAGAGAAAATGACATAGTTATAGTGGAAAAAAAACCGGAAAAAATTAAATATATTTCTGAACATCTGGATGTAGGCGCTGTTCTAGGTTCGGGAAGCAATCCTGCTGTCTTGGAAGAAGCTGGGATAAAATCAGCAGACATGTTAATCGCGGTAACCGACAGTGATGAGACTAATATATTAGCCTGTCTGGTAGCCAATTTTATATCTCCTCATATTTCCAAGGCATCGAGGATAAGAAATCCAGAATTTATCAGATACGAAAACCTTTTGGGCCGAAGTTTTTTGAATATAGACTTAATTATTAATCCCGAATTAGAAGCAGTTAAATCCATCTTAAAACTCCTAGAGGTGCCTGGGGCTTCAGATGTTGTGGATTTTGCAGGAGAATTAGTCAGAATTATAGGTATTAAAGTAGACTGGGAGCAACTGGTGGGAATAAAATTGAAAGACTTAGAGAAGAAAGTCTCCCACAAGTTACTTATTGTAGCTATAGTGCGTAATGGTCAATTGATTATTCCTACAGGGGAGGATAAAATATTACTTAATGACTTAATTTATGTGATAAGTAAAGGAGAGAAAACCTGCCATATATTAGAAGCGTTTGGGAAAGAAACTAAGCCGATAACAAAAGTCCTAATTGTTGGAGGTGGAATTGTAGGTGTAACTTTGGCCTTTGAATTAGAAAAAAGAGGCATCCAAACTAAAATTATTGAAAAAAACCCTGAACACTGTGCCTATTTAGTAGAAAAATTGGAAAAAACTACGGTTTTAGAAGGTAATGGCACTGACCTAACACTCCTTAGAGAAGAAAATATCCAAGAGCTTGATTATGTGATCACAGTGACCGGAGAGGAAGAACAAAATGTAATGATTTCTTTGTTGGCAAAAGCCTTAGGGGCAAAAAGAACATTAACTCGTATAAATAAAACCAGTTACTTGCCTATAATCTCGGCCATAGGTTTAGATAATATTGTAAGTCCTGCCTTATCTGCAGTGAGTGCTTTACTCAAACATATGTTTCAAAAAAAAGTGCTCTCAGTTATGCCTCTAGGAGAAGACTTACAAGCTATTGAAGTAATGACTACCACGGTTTCTAATATAATTGAAAAACCTCTAAAAAAATTAAAATTTCCTAAAGGAACTATTGTAGGAGCCATTGTAAGAAACAAAAATGTTATTATTCCATCAGGAGAAACTGTAATTCTGCCAGAAGATAGAGTGGTTATTTTTTCTACCACAGAGGCTATACCTAAAGTAGAAAAATTTTGGCGTTAAAGAAAATGCGACTCCTTTATGTCTTCCACTTAATATCTATTTTAGCCTTTTTTCTTGGAATTGCTATGCTAGCTCCCTTATTGGTTTCTATCATTTATAAGGATGGAAGCCATTGGGCATTTATCAAAGCTATCCTATTAACTACATTTACTGGTTCAATGGGCTATTTCTTCTTAAAACGCCATAGAAACGCCGAGCTTTCCCATCGGGAAGGCATAGCTATTGTGGCTATAGGATGGCTAGCTGCTGGGATTTTTGGTGCCTTACCCTATATATTCGCCAATGTATTTGATAGCTTTGTCAACGCCTTTTTTGAATCTGTCTCAGGTTTTACTACTACAGGTGCTAGTGTCTTAAATGAGATAGAATCTTTATCCCATAGTATCTTATTTTGGAGGAGTCTAACCCAATGGTTAGGCGGGATGGGTATTATTGTCCTTTCTATAGCCATTTTGCCCTTTCTGGGTGTGGGAGGTATGCAGCTATATAAGGCAGAAGCACCCACGCTGATGGTAGACAAGTTAAGACCAAGAATTTCGGAAACAGCCAAATCTTTATGGAAAGTCTATGTATTCATCTCACTTTGTGAGATTTTCTTATTATCAACCGGCGGTATGGATTTCTTTGATGCATTATGTCATACCTTCACTACGATGCCTACCGGAGGATTTTCCACTAAAAATGCCAGTATTGCTCATTATAAAAGTGCTTATTTTGATGGTATTATAATTTTCTTTATGCTCTTGGCAGGCATAAATTTTTCTCTACATTATCGAGTGTTAAAGGGTGAGGTAAGAAGTTTTTTTAGAGACACAGAGCTTAGATTTTTTTTATTTATAATCAGTGTATTTATCATCCTGGTTAGTTTTAATATATATAACCATTACCATAACATTTTAAAAACCATTCGTTATGCAAGTTTCCAGGTTTGTTCCATAATTACTACCACTGGATATACCACTGCTGATTTTGATACCTGGCCTACTCTATCTAAAATCATTTTATTAACTTGCATGTTTTTAGGAGCTTGCGCAGGCTCTACCGGCGGAGGAATAAAATGTGTACGTCTTTTGTTATTATTGAAATGTGGTTATAAAGAAATATTTAAACTCATTCATCCCCATGCAGTAACCCAAATTAAACTGGGTAAAAAGGCTATACCTTCAGATGTAATAAGTGGGGTAATCGGCCTTTTTGTCCTCTATATATCATTGTTTATTGTTTTTTCTATGTCCCTTGCCGCCATGGGTATGGATTTTATCAGTTCTATAGCAGCGGTAGCGGCTACCATGGGGAATATAGGTCCTGGTTTGGCTATGGTAGGACCGGTAAAAAATTATGATTTAGTGCCTTATTTTGGGAAATGGGTGCTTATTTTATGTATGCTCTTGGGTAGACTGGAGATTTATACTATTATAGTGTTATTCACACCTGAATTTTGGAGAAAGTAGATTGTTCCAAAAGATTTTAGAAATACCCAAAAACCTATCTCCGCCAGCCATCCTTGCCCTTTCTTTTATTATTTTAATCTTGATGGGCTCGGTATTACTCTATTTACCTTTTGCTCATGTAGGAAAACTTTCTTACATTAATTCTTTATTCACGGCCACTTCTGCTGTATGTGTGACAGGATTGACAGTAGTGGATACCGGGACAAAATTTACTTTCTGGGGACAGTTAATCGTTCTTTTTCTTATCCAATTAGGAGGATTGGGATTAATGACCGTTTCTACTGTGGTTTTATTCCTTCTAGGTAAATCTCCATCTATTAAAGACCGTCTAGTGCTGCAAAATAGCTTCACTTACTCTCCTACTAAAGATATTCTCTCTCTGGTAAAAGCGATTTTAATATTCACCTTTGCTGCTGAATTAATTGGAGCCTTTATTTTAGGAACCTATTGGCAGCATTTCTATCCCTTATCTAAAGCCATTTTTTACGGCATTTTTCATGCCATCTCTGCCTTTTGTAACGCTGGCTTTTCATTATTCACTACCAACTTAGAGGAATTTAGTGCAAACTACACAGTAGTATTGACCATTGCTTCTTTATTTATTCTAGGAGGCTTGGGATTTCTTGTTATTTATGAAATTTTCCTGTGCCTTTATGCCAAAAAAACTCTCCTTTCCCTCCATGCTAAACTCACTCTTATTACCAATCTCTATCTCATCCTAGGAGGAACAGTCTTATTCTTTTTCTTTGAGAAGTCAAATGTCCTCAATGGGTTTTCTCTCACCTATAAGATTATCAATTCCTTTTTTCAGGCGGTAACTCCAAGGACTGCCGGTTTCAATACCTTACCTATTGCCCATTTAACAGATGCCACCTTATTTTTACTAATAATTCTAATGTTTATTGGAGCCTCACCCGGTTCATGTGGTGGAGGAATAAAGACCACTACCTTTGCGCTATTTTTAAGTTTTATTAAAAACAAACTTCAGGGTCGTGAAAAGGTGCATATTTTATTTCGCACCTTACCTAATGAAACTGTGCAAAGGGCCATCACGGTGGTCAGTGTCTCTGGTATTTTAGTAGTGGTTTGCACTATCCTCTTACTTTTAACCCAAAGGTATGGGATCCCTCATGGGGCAGGCAATGGCGGCTTTTTAGAATACCTCTTTGAAGTTGCTTCTGCCTTTGGCACAGTGGGTCTGTCAACGGGGAAAACACCTACTTTGAATAGTTGGGGAAAGATTACCCTCAGCCTACTTATGTTTATTGGCAGAGTGGGTCCCTTGACAGTGGCCCATTTGGTTAAAATAGAAAAAGTAACCCCACCCTATCAATATTCCGAAGAAAATGTTATGGTGGGCTAGGAGGTAAAATGAGAGTAGCTATATTCGGTCTGGGTATCTTTGGAAGTAATGTAGCCAAATCACTTTTTGAAAAAAAACATGAGGTCATTGCCATCGATAGAAGAAAAGACTTGGTGCAAAAGGCACAGGAATACACTACTCAAGCCATTGTTGCCGATTGCACTGAGCGAGAACTGTTGAAAAATTTGGGTTTGGATAAAGTAGATTTAGCAATAGTAAGTTTAGGTAGCAATCTCAGTGCCAGTATCTTATTAGTGCTTTATTTAAAAGAACTAGGGGTGGAACAAATTATTGTCAAGGCCATAAACGAAGACCATCAGAAGATATTACAATTAGTAGGGGCAAATAAGGTAGTTTTCCCAGAACGGGATGCCGCCATAAAGTTAGCAGCTAGTGTAGATACTCCAAATCTAGTAGACTACCTTCCTCTTTCAGAAGACTATCAAGTAATGGAGATAGTTGCTCCTCAGGCATTTAAGGACAAAACCTTAGGTGAGTTAGACCTTCGCCGTCGCTACGGCATTCAAGTAATTGCTGTGAGAGAAGCAGGATCAGAACAGGTTAATCTCCTGACCTCGGCTGAATTTAAAATCAAAGAAGGAGACATGCTGATTATCTTAGGACGTACTGAAGATATAGAAAAATTCAAAAAAATGGCAGGTGGTTAAATTCCTATAGCTTCTTTGGCCTCTCCTAAAGTAGTAGTAGCGACTGAACGCGCCTTTTTTATACCTGCATCAATAATATTCTTTAATTCCTCTAAATGCCCCTGATAATATTGCCGTTTTTCCTGTAGAGGGGCCAAACCATTAATCAGATTTTCAGCCAACAATTTCTTACACTCCACACAACCTATACGGGCTTTTTTGCAATCTTCCTCTATCTGACTTACTTTTTCAGGTGATGTATAAAGTTTATGGAAAGAAAAGACATTACAGATATCAGGGTGACCAGGGTCTGTTTTTCTTAAACGCGTTTTATCTGTAAACATCTGGAGTGTTTTCTCTCTTATCACTTTTGGAGGGTCAGATAGATAAATGGCATTATGATAACTCTTGCTCATCTTACGACCATCAATGCCTAATATCTTAGGCATTTCTGTTAGGATAGGTTCTGGAATAGGAAAGACTTCTTTATATAAATAATTGAACCTACGGGCAATCTCACGGGTTATTTCCACATGGGGCAATTGGTCCACACCTACAGGCACAAAGTTGGCCTTATATATTAGAATATCTGCAGCCTGAAGAACTGGATAGCCAAGGAAGCCATAGGTATTTAAGTCCTTTTCCACCAATTCTTTTATTTGTTCCTTATAGGTAGGATTCCTTTCCAACCAGGGGATAGGAGTAATCATAGAAAAAATTAAATGTAGTTCTGCATGTTCAGGTAATTTAGACTGAATAAAAAGAGTAGATTTATTGGGATCAAGGCCCACACTTAACCAATCTATCAACATTTCCCAAATGAACTCTTTGATAAAATTTGTTTCTTGATATTCACTGGTTAAGGCATGCCAATCAGCAACAAAAAAGAAACATTCATACTCCTCTTGTAATCGTTTCCAATTGGTCAATGCCCCATGAAGGTTACCTAAATGAAGCTTACCTGTAGGGCGCATACCGCTTAAAACTCTTTTTTCCAAAACAACCTCCCCTTGAAAACCTGTGGTTTAAAAGCACAAATGTTTTAAGGTGTCAAGTGTGGAGATTGAGAGACCTTCTTGAGGGAAAAATAGGACAGAAAAAAAGTAACCGCATTCCTGAACACAAATAGGAGAAATTAGTTCCTTTATAAGATATTTCGCTTTGGTCTCTTTTAAAAATTGCAATAAATCCATATATTTTCTTTCATTTGGTTTATAAGGAATAAAAAGAAAAATAGAAGAATCTCTCTGTTTGTTAATAATATTTGGCATCACCCCTTCCCAAATTTCCCAGAAATCATCATATGGGTCTAAAAAAATAAGGTCATAGGCATTGGGTTGAGTTAATATTTCATATCCATCTTTCAGGAATAAAGAGGGTTTTTGAAAAAATACTTCATATGCCTTAAGGGCCTGGGGATTTTTATCGTAAAAATCTATAGTATATGATTTCTTTTTCTTTGTGCACAGAAGCTTTATTAAATGAGCACTACCTGCATATTGGCCATTTTGTAAATAAGGCCTTTGAAGTCTATAAAGAAAGGAGGTTTTTAATCTTTCCTCAAAATACAAAACAACCTTGGGTGAAGTTTGGTAAATAGGAAATCCACAAAATGTATCAGCATATCGGAAATGGTGGGTTTTCTTTAATAACTCATCAGTAATAGTCAATAACCAACTATGTTTTAAAATATCTCCCAGGTTACCAGGAATATATTTCAATTTTGAGATTTTTTTCTTGGAATGTGGCGCAAATATATAAAAAGGGGCAAAACCATGAACCTCTTCTTCCAAGGAGAGTTTATAAAGTAGGTGATATCTTTTTATATAAAGAAAGGCCATGAGAGCACAGATAAGAGCATCCAAGGCACCGTCTGTTTTTATCTCTTTTGGTGAAATAACAAAATCTATGTTTAATAACCGCGGAATATAATCAAAAACTTTATTGGTCAATTGGCGAAGATATTTAAAAGAAGTCTTGTACTTTTTCAAAGATTCGCTTTTTTCCTTCAACATAAAAAAAAGAGAA contains these protein-coding regions:
- a CDS encoding DUF429 domain-containing protein; this encodes MNSLRFLGIDIAGAENSWVCELVWEEDKKRIFWSRPPYKIEALSEIVNLVKNKDFICCAIDAPLSFTPQTKKWRLCDIELRCLLDKDIKNWVQSPNSMQAVPLRAQQLASLILPYVGALIETHPRSSLFFMLKEKSESLKKYKTSFKYLRQLTNKVFDYIPRLLNIDFVISPKEIKTDGALDALICALMAFLYIKRYHLLYKLSLEEEVHGFAPFYIFAPHSKKKISKLKYIPGNLGDILKHSWLLTITDELLKKTHHFRYADTFCGFPIYQTSPKVVLYFEERLKTSFLYRLQRPYLQNGQYAGSAHLIKLLCTKKKKSYTIDFYDKNPQALKAYEVFFQKPSLFLKDGYEILTQPNAYDLIFLDPYDDFWEIWEGVMPNIINKQRDSSIFLFIPYKPNERKYMDLLQFLKETKAKYLIKELISPICVQECGYFFSVLFFPQEGLSISTLDTLKHLCF